From Gimesia panareensis, the proteins below share one genomic window:
- a CDS encoding alpha/beta hydrolase family protein → MMRFPSPLLALVLFVSFPSFVAAQALKLPDPLPGTAPLKLSEPLDEHMVAGIDRYALQALAQSPQLRPEKWNYDFNSHAAFIESIKENRARFKTIIGAVDSRVIGPGFELLSTTEKSSVIAECPAFKVHAVHWQVLDGITASGLLLQPTGEIKARVVALPDADWTPEMFVGLKAGVPKSAQIPLALAARGIQVVIPTLMSRDANFSGHPEVFYTNQPHREFIYRMAFEMGRHVIGYEVQKVMAAVDQFERLDKQDGRILPVGVVGVGEGGLLALFSGAADYRIQSTWVAGYFQQREGVWREPIYRNVWSQLTEFGDAEIAAMIAPRSCVIEACAVPVVDGPPAPKKGQRASAAPGVIEIAKPASVKAEFERALPVFEQLGLQQNLSLVFSGEGTGPAGSGKALADFLFGLRIRQNKKLIPPVELRRTANGIQVDPNARQEQQFNEMNAFTQELLNRSARYRDAEWQPGKYTSVALWEKDADRLRDKVYDELIGRLPAPEQPVPLNVKTRKVLQHDQYQGFEVMLDVTPEFVAGGILLIPNDLKPGERRPVIVCQHGLEGTPMDTIRADGHSYNAYKNFSEQLVKRGLIVYAPQNPYKGRDRFRTLQRKSNPMQRSLYSYIIPQHERTLEWLSSLPFVDRQRIGFYGLSYGGKTAVRVPPFVKQYVFSICSGDFNEWVRKNADSAHRYSYVFHGEYEIFEWNMGHVANYAELSYLMAPRPFMVERGHNDGVAPDEWVAAEYAKVRRFYTQMGIGDRTEIEYFNGPHTINGQGTFAFIFRNLNWKPSGD, encoded by the coding sequence GCCGGGAACGGCGCCGCTGAAACTGAGCGAGCCCCTCGACGAACACATGGTGGCAGGCATCGATCGTTACGCCTTACAGGCGCTGGCGCAGTCGCCTCAACTCCGTCCTGAGAAATGGAACTACGATTTCAACAGCCATGCCGCTTTTATTGAAAGTATCAAAGAGAACCGGGCGCGGTTTAAAACAATTATCGGTGCCGTCGATTCTCGTGTGATCGGCCCCGGCTTTGAACTCTTGAGCACGACCGAAAAGTCCTCTGTCATCGCCGAGTGTCCCGCCTTCAAAGTCCATGCCGTCCATTGGCAGGTCCTGGACGGTATCACGGCATCCGGACTGTTGCTGCAGCCGACCGGCGAGATCAAAGCCCGCGTGGTGGCGCTGCCCGATGCCGACTGGACCCCGGAAATGTTTGTCGGCTTGAAAGCGGGAGTGCCCAAATCGGCGCAGATTCCGCTTGCGCTGGCGGCCCGCGGAATTCAGGTGGTGATTCCGACTTTGATGAGTCGCGACGCGAATTTTTCCGGCCATCCCGAAGTCTTTTATACCAATCAGCCGCACCGCGAATTTATCTACCGGATGGCGTTCGAAATGGGACGGCATGTGATTGGTTATGAAGTACAGAAAGTGATGGCAGCCGTCGATCAGTTTGAACGACTCGACAAACAGGATGGCCGCATTTTACCGGTGGGTGTGGTCGGAGTGGGTGAAGGCGGTCTGCTGGCACTGTTCAGCGGGGCCGCCGACTATCGGATCCAATCGACGTGGGTCGCCGGCTATTTTCAGCAGCGGGAAGGTGTCTGGCGGGAACCCATTTATCGCAATGTCTGGAGTCAGTTGACCGAATTCGGTGATGCGGAAATTGCCGCGATGATCGCCCCGCGGTCCTGTGTGATCGAAGCCTGTGCCGTACCTGTTGTCGACGGACCCCCTGCCCCCAAAAAAGGTCAGCGGGCCTCGGCTGCGCCCGGAGTGATTGAAATCGCGAAACCCGCATCGGTGAAAGCCGAGTTTGAGCGGGCATTGCCTGTGTTCGAACAACTGGGGCTGCAACAGAACCTGTCGCTGGTCTTCTCGGGTGAGGGAACCGGACCGGCAGGATCGGGGAAAGCACTGGCCGACTTTCTGTTCGGTTTACGCATCCGCCAGAATAAGAAGTTGATACCTCCGGTAGAACTGCGGCGGACGGCAAACGGAATTCAAGTCGACCCGAACGCCCGGCAGGAGCAGCAGTTCAATGAAATGAATGCCTTCACGCAGGAACTGCTCAACCGCTCGGCCCGCTATCGGGATGCAGAGTGGCAGCCGGGTAAATACACGTCGGTCGCGCTCTGGGAAAAAGACGCAGACCGACTGCGGGACAAAGTGTATGACGAACTGATCGGTCGTCTGCCGGCACCAGAGCAGCCGGTGCCCCTGAATGTGAAGACCCGCAAAGTACTGCAGCACGACCAGTATCAGGGATTTGAGGTGATGCTGGATGTGACGCCCGAATTCGTAGCTGGCGGAATTCTGCTGATTCCCAATGATCTCAAACCAGGAGAACGGCGGCCCGTAATTGTCTGTCAGCACGGATTGGAGGGAACGCCGATGGACACCATTCGTGCGGATGGCCACTCCTATAATGCTTACAAAAATTTCAGCGAGCAGCTGGTAAAGCGGGGGTTGATTGTCTATGCCCCGCAGAATCCGTATAAGGGCCGCGATCGGTTTCGAACACTGCAGAGGAAATCGAATCCGATGCAGCGGTCGCTTTACAGCTATATCATCCCTCAACATGAGCGGACCCTGGAGTGGCTCAGTTCGCTGCCGTTTGTGGATCGTCAGCGGATCGGTTTTTACGGCCTCTCTTATGGCGGTAAGACTGCGGTGCGGGTGCCTCCCTTTGTGAAGCAGTATGTCTTCTCGATCTGTTCGGGGGACTTCAATGAATGGGTCCGCAAAAATGCTGACAGCGCGCACCGCTATAGCTACGTGTTTCATGGAGAGTATGAAATCTTTGAATGGAACATGGGGCATGTGGCCAATTACGCGGAGCTCTCCTACCTGATGGCGCCGCGTCCGTTTATGGTGGAACGGGGGCATAACGACGGGGTCGCCCCCGATGAGTGGGTTGCTGCCGAGTACGCGAAAGTCAGGCGGTTTTATACCCAGATGGGGATTGGGGACCGGACCGAGATTGAATACTTCAACGGCCCGCATACCATCAACGGACAGGGTACATTTGCTTTCATTTTCCGGAATCTGAACTGGAAACCATCGGGCGATTGA